From the genome of Hymenobacter sp. PAMC 26628, one region includes:
- a CDS encoding M28 family peptidase produces MQATFTYCALAAGLLALAATTPAMAQSTAPDGPTKIKTKHKRGQETAPAATATSVAAAPTPTDYSLPYAASITPDGLKQDLSVLASDAYEGRETGKKGQKMAADYLAKAFAADGLTGPVAGSDNPYLQHFDMTRMSLDAPASVLKVGPKTYQGNKDFYAIVTDAFAVPVTLKPVFVGYGIKEEKYSDFATAADYKGKDVVLLLGEPLNAKGQSLLGADGKPSPYAPADYAGLVSRQGALAPLGARSFTLIMPTAASLAAVPQAFGQVLGIDQLSFVGKKQQDGPNFFFVSPELGAQILGTTPAGLAQYRKAVAKSGKPVASSFKPAPVEAKAVLRNEPFTTENVLGYLEGSDKKDEVIVVSAHYDHLGIKYGEVYNGADDDGSGTVSVLAMARAFAQAKKDGHGPRRSLLFLANTGEEEGALGSQYYTDHPVFPLANTVTDLNIDMVGRVDSLHQGKGDYVYLVGDDRLSTELHTLSEATNQQYNPVALDYKYNDPNDPERVYYRSDHYNFAKHNVPVIFYYSGMHPQWHQATDDVALIDFPAMARRDQLIFHTAWAVANRDQRIMVDEKYRTTGFVPTPADLDRYAGTYASPQIPLKITFAKDGTTLKAQATGQPAFSIEPVSQGVFKFDQAGIRAAFDLAKPTFVLQQGGKEFTFTKE; encoded by the coding sequence ATGCAAGCAACCTTTACCTACTGCGCCTTGGCAGCCGGCCTGCTGGCCCTGGCGGCTACTACGCCGGCCATGGCTCAGTCGACTGCCCCCGACGGGCCTACCAAAATCAAGACCAAGCACAAGCGCGGCCAGGAAACTGCCCCGGCAGCAACGGCGACCAGTGTGGCCGCCGCCCCTACCCCCACCGACTACTCGCTGCCCTACGCCGCCAGCATCACGCCCGACGGCCTGAAGCAAGACCTTTCGGTACTGGCCTCCGATGCCTACGAAGGTCGCGAAACGGGCAAGAAAGGCCAGAAAATGGCCGCCGACTACCTCGCCAAGGCATTTGCGGCCGATGGATTGACGGGCCCCGTTGCCGGGTCCGACAATCCCTACCTCCAGCATTTCGATATGACTCGCATGAGCTTGGACGCCCCGGCCAGCGTGCTGAAAGTGGGCCCCAAGACCTACCAGGGCAACAAGGACTTCTACGCCATTGTCACCGATGCGTTTGCGGTGCCGGTTACCCTGAAGCCGGTGTTTGTGGGCTACGGCATTAAGGAAGAAAAGTATTCGGACTTTGCCACCGCCGCCGACTACAAAGGCAAAGACGTGGTGCTGCTGCTGGGCGAGCCCCTGAACGCGAAGGGCCAGTCGCTGCTGGGCGCCGACGGCAAACCCAGCCCCTACGCCCCCGCCGACTATGCTGGTTTAGTCAGCCGACAAGGCGCGCTGGCCCCACTCGGGGCCCGTTCCTTCACGCTGATTATGCCGACGGCGGCGTCTTTGGCAGCAGTGCCCCAGGCGTTTGGGCAAGTGCTTGGCATTGACCAGCTCTCGTTTGTGGGCAAAAAGCAGCAGGACGGGCCGAACTTTTTCTTTGTTTCGCCCGAGCTGGGCGCCCAGATACTGGGCACCACCCCGGCTGGCCTGGCGCAGTATCGCAAAGCCGTGGCCAAGTCTGGCAAGCCGGTTGCTTCGTCCTTCAAGCCCGCGCCAGTCGAGGCAAAGGCCGTGCTACGCAACGAGCCCTTCACCACCGAAAACGTGCTGGGCTACCTCGAAGGCAGCGATAAAAAAGACGAAGTCATTGTAGTGTCGGCCCACTACGACCACCTGGGCATCAAGTACGGCGAGGTGTACAATGGCGCCGACGACGACGGCTCGGGCACGGTGAGCGTGCTGGCCATGGCCCGCGCCTTCGCCCAGGCCAAAAAAGACGGCCATGGCCCGCGCCGCAGCCTCTTATTCTTGGCCAACACTGGCGAGGAAGAGGGAGCGCTGGGCTCGCAGTATTACACCGACCACCCCGTGTTCCCACTGGCTAACACCGTGACGGACCTCAACATCGACATGGTGGGCCGCGTGGATAGCCTGCACCAAGGCAAGGGCGACTACGTGTACCTGGTCGGCGACGACCGGCTCAGCACCGAACTGCACACCTTGAGCGAAGCCACTAATCAGCAGTACAACCCGGTGGCTCTCGACTACAAATACAACGACCCCAACGACCCCGAGCGCGTTTACTACCGCTCCGACCACTACAACTTCGCTAAGCACAATGTACCCGTCATCTTCTACTACAGCGGCATGCATCCCCAGTGGCACCAAGCCACCGACGACGTGGCCCTGATTGACTTTCCGGCCATGGCCCGGCGCGACCAACTCATCTTCCACACCGCCTGGGCCGTGGCCAACCGCGACCAGCGCATTATGGTTGATGAGAAGTACCGCACCACGGGCTTTGTGCCTACTCCCGCCGACCTCGACCGCTACGCGGGTACCTACGCCAGCCCCCAGATACCGCTGAAGATTACGTTTGCCAAAGACGGTACTACCCTTAAGGCCCAGGCCACCGGCCAGCCCGCTTTCTCCATAGAGCCCGTGAGCCAGGGCGTTTTTAAGTTCGACCAAGCGGGCATTCGCGCCGCGTTTGACCTGGCTAAGCCGACATTCGTGCTCCAGCAGGGGGGCAAGGAATTTACGTTCACAAAGGAATAG
- a CDS encoding IS701 family transposase, translating to MKVTAQLYGQFLVSSQVNYTGTYLAEHLEGLTHDNVRYFLKTSHFTPRQLWQQVRPQVVLSARGYVLFDDTVLDKHHSRRIELVRRQYSGNAHGIIAGIGLVTCVYVNPETDQFWLIDYRLFAPATEGKTKLDHVAERLTQLVPRGISYRTVLMDSWYATTALFKWLLAAGKTFYCPLKSNRLVDDSGGQQPYQPVSCLSWSAAEVEVGKILKVKGMPKDCKLKLFRVLVSPHRTDYLLPNEVEPLNTAAAEHESSVRWTIEQFHRELKQLTGVQACQCRLARSQRNHSALAMRAWTRLKQAAYQTQKTVYQLKQGFLDAYMRHELMQPTLAFA from the coding sequence ATGAAAGTGACGGCACAACTTTACGGGCAGTTTTTGGTGAGCAGCCAAGTGAATTACACCGGCACGTACCTGGCCGAGCACTTGGAGGGCCTGACGCACGACAACGTGCGCTACTTTCTCAAGACCAGTCACTTCACGCCGCGCCAGCTCTGGCAGCAGGTGCGCCCGCAGGTGGTGTTGAGCGCGCGGGGCTACGTCCTGTTTGACGACACGGTACTCGACAAGCACCATAGTCGGCGCATCGAGTTGGTGCGCCGCCAGTACAGCGGCAATGCCCACGGCATCATTGCCGGCATCGGCTTGGTCACCTGCGTGTACGTCAACCCCGAAACCGACCAGTTCTGGCTCATTGACTATCGCCTCTTCGCCCCCGCCACCGAGGGCAAGACCAAGCTGGACCACGTGGCCGAGAGGCTGACGCAACTGGTGCCACGTGGCATTTCGTACCGCACGGTGCTCATGGACAGCTGGTACGCGACCACGGCCTTGTTCAAGTGGCTGCTGGCCGCCGGCAAAACGTTTTACTGCCCGCTGAAAAGCAACCGCCTCGTCGACGATTCCGGCGGCCAGCAGCCCTATCAGCCCGTGAGCTGCCTGTCTTGGTCGGCCGCAGAGGTGGAAGTCGGAAAAATCTTGAAAGTGAAGGGCATGCCCAAGGACTGCAAACTGAAACTTTTCCGCGTACTGGTGTCCCCCCACCGGACGGACTACCTCCTCCCCAACGAGGTCGAGCCCTTGAACACGGCCGCTGCCGAACACGAAAGCAGCGTCCGCTGGACGATTGAGCAGTTTCACCGCGAACTCAAGCAACTCACCGGCGTGCAAGCCTGCCAGTGCCGGCTGGCCCGCAGCCAGCGCAACCATAGTGCCCTGGCTATGCGGGCCTGGACCCGCCTCAAACAAGCTGCCTACCAGACCCAAAAGACCGTTTATCAACTTAAACAAGGGTTTTTGGATGCGTATATGCGCCATGAATTAATGCAGCCAACGCTGGCTTTTGCGTAA
- a CDS encoding serine hydrolase domain-containing protein, producing MLPRATPFLVGLLGLTAVACRAQQLNTAKLDSLLTALAANHKMMGSLALSKGGQVVYRRAFGDARLAPSAPATPNTRYRIGSITKTFTGVMIFQLIEEKKLTLETPLATFFPQVPGAAAITIDQLLSHRSGLHNFTNDPAFPAFMTQPHTQAELMALIAGPKPDFAPGTKAAYSNSNFVLLGYIVEKLTKMPYPQALQKRVLARAGLKNTFYGGKINPQNQEALSYETGPGGWQLAPETDMSVPGGAGALVSTPADLDRFFEALFGGKLVAASSLATMQTLRDGYGRALFATAVGPQKSYGHNGAIDGFHSAAGYFPADKLAVAVCSNGVAGSYSADQLMADAARIYFGQPYKIPSFKTFTPAAADLDRYPGTYASPGFPLKITVAKGGASLTAQATGQGPLPLEAVGPGAFTFDPAGIRLEFDAAKPTFTLTQGGTTHVFTKE from the coding sequence ATGCTGCCCCGCGCTACTCCTTTCCTCGTCGGCCTGCTGGGCCTTACCGCCGTGGCGTGCCGGGCCCAGCAGCTCAATACCGCTAAGCTCGACAGCTTGCTGACGGCCCTGGCCGCCAACCATAAGATGATGGGCAGCCTGGCCCTGTCCAAAGGCGGGCAGGTGGTATACCGCCGCGCCTTCGGCGATGCCCGGCTGGCGCCCAGCGCCCCGGCCACGCCCAATACGCGCTACCGCATTGGCTCCATCACAAAGACGTTCACGGGGGTGATGATTTTTCAACTCATTGAGGAGAAAAAGCTGACCTTGGAAACGCCGCTGGCCACGTTTTTTCCGCAGGTGCCCGGCGCCGCGGCCATCACCATCGACCAGCTGCTGAGCCACCGCAGCGGCCTGCACAACTTCACCAACGACCCGGCCTTTCCGGCCTTCATGACGCAGCCCCACACGCAGGCCGAGTTGATGGCCCTCATCGCCGGGCCCAAGCCCGATTTTGCCCCCGGCACCAAGGCGGCCTACAGCAATTCCAACTTCGTGCTGCTGGGCTACATCGTGGAAAAACTCACCAAAATGCCCTACCCGCAGGCCCTGCAAAAGCGCGTGCTGGCCCGGGCCGGCCTGAAAAACACATTCTACGGCGGCAAAATCAACCCCCAAAACCAGGAGGCACTGTCGTACGAAACCGGCCCCGGCGGTTGGCAGTTGGCCCCGGAAACCGACATGAGCGTACCCGGCGGCGCAGGAGCCCTAGTGTCGACGCCCGCCGACCTCGACCGCTTCTTCGAGGCGCTATTTGGCGGCAAGCTGGTGGCGGCCAGCAGCCTGGCCACCATGCAAACCCTGCGCGACGGCTACGGCCGGGCCCTGTTTGCCACGGCGGTGGGGCCCCAGAAAAGCTATGGCCACAACGGCGCCATCGACGGCTTCCACTCGGCGGCCGGCTACTTTCCCGCCGATAAGCTGGCCGTGGCCGTGTGCAGCAACGGCGTCGCCGGCTCCTACTCCGCCGACCAGCTCATGGCCGACGCGGCGCGCATTTATTTCGGCCAGCCCTACAAAATTCCCAGCTTCAAAACCTTTACGCCCGCCGCCGCCGACCTCGACCGCTACCCTGGCACCTACGCCAGCCCCGGGTTCCCGCTAAAAATCACGGTGGCGAAGGGCGGCGCCAGCCTCACGGCCCAGGCCACCGGCCAGGGGCCCCTGCCGCTCGAAGCCGTGGGCCCCGGCGCGTTCACCTTCGACCCGGCCGGCATCCGCCTGGAGTTCGACGCGGCTAAGCCCACCTTCACGCTCACGCAGGGCGGCACCACCCACGTTTTTACCAAGGAGTAA